From a region of the Spartinivicinus poritis genome:
- a CDS encoding phosphodiester glycosidase family protein has translation MNSDYISQVGRSTFYVENTHTNNYGDIQGKRVSIENNKNKPIELYINATQQNNRGSFPVQKKPLSVSLNKSLMSDEKAAILIQSFYKGYKIRQAIQTSSVSPGVIHTRINADNQMLKRIGIERFDQSRGNRKIDYFSLNHKQFSGGVYGGEKLYNPVKTSGEELFKVFSKDNSSNAVVFINGSFFNMSKLASPEKPETATIGESSITAIKVCTVKVPSGYENDYSILKFNNGSYISVAPILGKNNEAQFLENKLTDAKYQYTRVTGLPGKLGHSSDPNPRAAISLPENQDNTESNDSRVRLVVGRADGRGKNSNGYTMPEWSTFMTRLDKLNNTPSRSYNLDGGGSVAIGIINSNGEKISLITQSSSGRSIANFIGFSKK, from the coding sequence ATGAACTCTGATTATATAAGTCAAGTTGGAAGATCAACATTTTATGTAGAGAACACCCATACAAATAACTACGGTGATATTCAAGGAAAACGTGTAAGCATAGAGAACAACAAAAATAAACCTATTGAACTATACATCAATGCAACGCAACAAAATAACCGAGGCTCTTTTCCTGTACAAAAAAAGCCGCTATCAGTAAGCCTTAATAAAAGCCTGATGAGTGACGAAAAGGCAGCAATATTAATCCAATCTTTTTATAAAGGATATAAAATAAGGCAGGCAATACAGACTAGTTCAGTTAGTCCAGGGGTGATTCATACACGAATAAATGCTGATAACCAAATGTTAAAAAGAATAGGAATAGAAAGGTTTGATCAAAGCAGGGGGAATAGAAAAATAGATTATTTCTCATTAAATCATAAACAGTTTTCAGGCGGGGTTTATGGTGGGGAAAAATTATACAACCCTGTTAAAACTTCAGGAGAGGAGTTATTTAAAGTTTTTTCTAAAGATAACTCATCAAACGCCGTAGTGTTCATCAATGGTTCCTTCTTTAATATGAGTAAATTAGCATCTCCAGAAAAACCTGAGACTGCAACAATAGGTGAGTCATCAATTACCGCTATAAAAGTATGTACTGTCAAAGTACCTAGTGGTTATGAAAATGACTACAGCATTCTTAAATTCAATAATGGCTCATATATTAGCGTTGCTCCTATATTAGGTAAAAACAATGAAGCTCAATTCCTTGAAAACAAACTCACAGACGCAAAGTATCAATATACACGCGTCACTGGCTTGCCCGGAAAACTAGGCCATTCTAGTGATCCCAATCCAAGAGCAGCAATAAGCCTGCCAGAAAACCAAGACAATACGGAAAGTAATGATTCAAGAGTCAGGCTAGTAGTCGGCCGAGCAGATGGAAGAGGAAAGAACTCTAACGGATACACTATGCCAGAGTGGTCAACCTTCATGACTAGACTAGATAAATTAAATAACACGCCAAGTCGCTCCTATAACCTTGATGGAGGAGGGTCAGTAGCGATAGGAATAATAAATAGTAATGGAGAAAAGATTAGTCTTATCACACAATCTTCTTCTGGAAGATCTATCGCAAACTTTATCGGTTTTTCTAAAAAATAA